Sequence from the Notolabrus celidotus isolate fNotCel1 chromosome 14, fNotCel1.pri, whole genome shotgun sequence genome:
ACATCACTGTAAGAAACTTGTGCAAAGTTTGAAATTGTGAGGTACATATAATGCTCAGTTTGTGTCAACACCCATCGATCAAccaatcaataaatctttatttatatgcaccaaatcacaacaaatgttatctctagacccaacatcaagacaggataagatccagtcccatcttacagacaggactcagtctgatctcatcttaacccaccatgagcagagcactttgcagcatttagcaagttacagaacGAGGAAAaccttccttttaacaggtagaaacctcgagcagaaccagactcatgttagacacacctCTGGTGAGACCtagttgaggttggaaagagggatagatggagacgaagacagagagagatgatagtggtgagacagatagttgTAGCACTTGATGAATcttattaaaagaacataatcaATGTACTGCTTACCAGACGAACATTCTGCTGTGTTCTTTGTTGCTGGGGATTTTCTTGTAAttccatttttaaataatctggAGAGTTGGCTCAAAGACGCATTAggtaaaatgaaacattttagaCAGAAGCTGGAAGAATACCCTTTAAGAATACATGTGTTCCTTTAAACCCACTGACGCAGTGTTTAGATGATTCTGACATTCACCAAAGTTTTCTTTGATGAGATTTGTTCTTAGCTACCCCTTCTCTgtctatttcttctttttctcactcATCTTCTGTTCTCTCCTATTTGCTGCGCTTGGTGGAGACAGAGCTCGTCCTAAGTGCCCAACTCAGAGGTATCTTTTCCTTCCTTGCTTCTGTTTCCCAGAGTCTTTTCCCACATTCCATTCCCCCTGTCTCTGATTTccgatcttctgtttttttccccctgttgTTCGTCTTCTTTAAAGGTTACACAGTGAGAACATCATGAGGTCTTACTGTattaaaagttgaaaataaagttGTAAAGTTAATTATGAGAGAAAAACATCTGAATCGATAAGTAGGTATGTTCACAGTGTACTGTTATATCCTTCCTAAACATCTTAAAGTTGGTTCTGAAAAAAAAGTATAGCCCTAAAATGTAATTTCAGATCTTTTATATCTAAAGATATTATATCTAATAACAGTTTGTTACAGTCTGAAGCCAAATATAGTGAGTAGGTTATGCTTTGGCTTCAGTATATGCTTTCAGATCAGATTCTATTTATCTAGATTTTGCAAAATCAAAGATGAGCCCTGTTCCTTTGACTCTACAATAAGTGTCTTCCAGGTTAACATGGCTCCAAATGGCTATCATCACTACATCAAGCCCCTCTGATCTAACACCCAGCTCTGATTTCTCCCACTCTAGAATCTGCCCTCCCTGTCCCTGCCACTCCTTGACCCCTCTCCTGTCAAGCACCTTTCTCACCCCCTCATTTCTTTTCCCTCTTTCAATCTCCAagtctttctccctccctctgcctgCCTCTCTTTATTCCATTAGCCTGCCTGACTTGTGTCTTCTGTGTTTTATAGTCTTGATCTCTCAGAGTTGGCCAAGGCTGCTAAAAAGAAACTCCAAGCGGTGAGTTGAGTCCGACCACACAAAAAAGTCACAGCTTATTTTCTTGTAGATTCACACTGATGCCAACTTGAATATTAGATggtttcatttctctctcttgttgTTAATATTATGTGTTAGCATACAACTGATGATCAATCTGGAGGtcaatttgctttgtgtttttgacaGCTCAACAATCGGCTGTTTGAGGAGCTTGCAATGGATGTCTACGACGAGGTAGATCGCAGAGAAAACGATGCAGGTAAACATCATGGtttccctcctctgtcctttcttttgACACATTTTCACTAGACACAATAATTAGAATTTTGGGAAGAGAGACATTAGATAATTAAGGCAAAATCAGGTGACCATCTTGGATTTTCACATACTTCAGACCTGGTGAAAAGTTCAAGAATTTAGGGGATTTAAAGATGGTTGGGGGGAAATTGGCTCTATAGTGTCCCCTAGCAGTTTTCAAAAGTACAACCCCCAGAGGCAGTTTCACCTAAAAAAGATGTCATTTAGATACACATATCTGGCTTCCGGATACTTAAAAAATGTCTTAACATTGGGGTGTAATATTGACAGAAGGTCCACCTTTCCAGCATCCATCCGATCCACTTAAAAGCAGTTATAAAGCTCGAAGAGACcagaataatgaaaaataattttagaGTTGTGCAGAAGTCGAGGGCAATGCATTATTTGCCATAGGAAGTAGATTTTTGAGCCCAGTGAAGAAAAAATACCTTTAATATAGGTTTAGTCATTGGGTGTGGCTAAATGGCTCACCCCTAAGCATTTTCCAAAATTCAGCCTCTGCATCACGTTTGGACGAGAAAAAGGATCTTCAGTGGGCTCATATATCATGCCTGGACctaaaaaacaaagactaatttttttgtttcatctttgtttttctaGTGTGGCTTACAACCCAAAACCACAGCACTCTGGTAACAGAACGCAGCGCAGTTCCCTTCCTACCAGTCAATCCTGAATACTCGGCCACACGCAACCAGGTAAGCATACAAAGACCTTTAAATCCACAATCAATGTGTACTCACATACAGATGcatttgagatatttttattttgagacaATTACAAAACGGACACCATTAGAAATTATTTGAAAGGAACTTTTGAGAACtgtaaaagaagaggaaaaatgtACCGTAATGTAAAAGTGACCTTTTACTCACTCACATAATACTAGCTTGCTTTTTAATTAcaatgattttgtttctttcttttgtataTACACACAGACTTTTGCTGGCACGCATtcagatgtgtttgtttgtttgtgtatgagtGCTGATAATGACGTTTTTTCCACTGGTCCTTGACCAGAGCACTAACACAGGCAGTAAACCACCAGAATTTGTTTGGCTGTACTGTGTCTACATTTCCACAGAGTTTATGATGGAAAGTTTCTGGTGATTCCAGATGGATGTGTCgtgttgtgcatgtgtgcatatataaaaacaaagtgttcTGACCTGTTCTTTAGGGCCGCCAGAAGCTGGCACGTTTCAATGCTAGGGAGTTTGCCACACTCATCATCGACATCCTGAGTGATGCCAAAAGAAGACAACAGGGGAAAGGTCTCAGCAGCCCCACAGGTGATGCACagatttttaaatgtgaatttgTAAATACAATGTCAATTAACAAGGGTAATTGCctttttcctgtcctctctgtatagaaatacgatacgatgtcctttattgtccctgtagggaaatttgtctttgacatcagtgctgcaccgttaccccctctttaaaaaaaatcaaaatgacaacaagaacacacataaaaaatacaataaataatacacagtcATACATCACACAACATTCTCTTAAATAGCACCATAACACTTCCCAACAgtaacaggctatttactatttaaaattctgATAGTGATAGGTACAAACCATTTTAAAACAATTCACATTGAATGTGTTACTTTTACTTTCAGAAGCAGTTGTGATAATAGTtttaaacagcaacattttgaATGTGCTTCAGTCCCTGTTCAGGGGGGAATGAGGAACCAAACAACCCAAACTATCTTTATATTTAGGTAATCAGATGCAATTTTAAACAAACTTATGAATATAATATTAAATTCCCAGAAGTGTGCTCTGCTAAATGGcactaaatactacacactgtgctccagaaaggtctatgattagtaagtttaatgggacagggagagttaaagtaagtgacaggcaggcagaggagagaggggagagataggatcccagtgtgtcagttcccctggcagtctaagcctatagcagcataactaagtgCTGGTCCAAGCTGGAGCCAGCCCGAACTGGAAGCTTTattgaaaaggaaaattaatttaAGCATGCTCTCAAAAGTAGAGAGAGTGTCTgtctcctggaccctgacttatagatgattccaaaggagaggaccCTGATATCTGATATCTGAaggcttgacctcccatactaattTTAGAGACTTAAGGAATGACgaacaggcctgcatgttgggagcgtagtgttctagaggggtaatagggcactatgagttATTTGTAACatatgtatgaatgaatgaatatttttattttggtcatTAGTTTCGAAAGAACAAGTCAACAGTTTGTGTGAGTAGTcctctaacaaaaaaaaaagataacacaaTTTTACATGTTGACACTGATTTGTTTCGCACACTAAAATttacaacaagaaaaaaacaacaacaacaatgaccaAAATAGGAGTAGGCTGAAGCCCCAGGCTTATTTTCTACCTCTCCTGTACTATCCTTAATATTACCCAAAAAACATCAGCAGTACCAGTAGGCCCTCACTGACTAAGCGGTTCTGGGGATATTTTTCAAACAGGCAAGTTAACCTGGAATGAAAGCGTCAGACAAGAGAAGTCTCAGCAGTCCGATAATCGCATAAAAAACTGTGCAAATATAGAGAAGGACGGGATGATACACGTAATGTTCAGAGgagtaaaatgttgttttattgtttccttTGTCAGACCCAATGGACCTGGGAATTGACGATGATCAGCATGACTACGACAGCGTAGCCTCCGATGAAGATACAGACAGCGAGCTGTCCAcccagaacaacaacaacacacaacgcAGCAATCGTGCAAAGGTATTGTACTTCAACACACAGTTTTCAAAACTAATGCACATCTTGCAACATCCACTTTAAAATCCCAACCCACAACTCTGCACATGCTGACACTGTGGAAGATAGAAATGAGTTTTTAACAAATCAGCTCTGTTCCTCTGATTGAAAGTAGTcctgaaaaagaagaggagttaTTCCAGCATCCTGCAATGCTTGTCATGATTTGCTTTTTATGACTGCTTGTCACAGCATGATGTGCAGGGAGTGGCCAGAGTCAGAGCTGCCAAGCATCTTGTGGGTACATGATCAGCTATTCTTGGTCCTGTCACAGAATGATTGTTTAAACAGAAAGGGGTAAGTGAATGTAACAATAGGGAAGACAGGAGATGGATCAAGACAGGAAGTACAAATAACAAGTAAGACAACAGCTAAGCCcattggggcggctgtggctcagtgataGAGTCAGTTGTCTCTCATTGGGAAGGTTTGGGATTTGATCCAAGGTCCCTAATTgccacatgccgaagtgtccttcgGCATGACACTTAACCTCAAACCACTGCACTTGACCTCCCCTACTGCATCTCTGATCCTATACTACATCATGCATTGTTGTTAACATTAAATACAATACATTTCTTTTCAAAAggttcaatattttattttgaaaagcgtTGCAAGTCTCATAATGACTTTCTCTCCACCCTGTTATcgtctgtctttctcttcttcGCTTCATGTCTCGTCCATCCAGAGTATGGACTCTTCAGACTTTTCAGATGGTCCCATAACTCTGCAGGAGTACCTAGAGGTGAAGAGGGCTCTGGCCTCCTCAGAAGCCAAGGTACAGCAGCTGATGAAGGTCAACAACAACCTGAGCGAGGAGTTACGGCGGCTTCAGAAGGAGGTAGGGAGTATGTAGGGGGGATGGTCGGCCAATAAGGTTAGACCAATCAGTGTGAACAGAACAGAATGTGGGAGCTGGAGAAGGAACAGATATTTGGAGTTGAGATTTTTCTTTGTAACCTTATTTAATAACGACAGAGTGTAAGTGAGTCAGCGTAATAACCCTCATCTGCTCTTCATTGTTGCCTTTGTTTGTCATTAGCTTTATTGTGTTGTTAGTGGCTGCCAGTGCCAGCTTATTGACCAGtgatttattcatgtgtttgcTACTTCAACCAGGATTCAAGTCAGAGTTGAGGAAGACACTTTAACTATCAAACACTTGTGTGAACACACTGCAGACAACAAATAATGTGGTGTATTCAGGTAGTAGCCCAGTACAAGCGGGCCCTCGTTCCCCCTCACAGCCCCTTGAGAACAAACGACGTATCGGAATTCAGCCTTCCAAACCTTTTCAAAACCAATCCCTGTCTTGCCATGCAACCTGTGAACTGTCTTGACCACACATTCCTCCCCTTCCTCATAGTGATCTGAGTTAACTTGTATAAGCCTTTTACTGAACCTGTGATCGCGGATGCTTGTCTTTGACCATTCAGTTGACCCCCTTCCCTTTAACCTCCCTTATGCCACTCCCTATGTGCCCCTCCATCCTCTCATCCTCCCCTGCTTCCCCTTCCTGCTTTCCTGTAGATCACGCGGATGCAGACAGAGAACAGTGTGCTGCGGGGGTGCCAGCAGGCTGGGGGGGCCGCTGGCTATGGGGTAGGGGGgcctggtggaggaggaggaggggtaggAGGAAACAGGCAAGGGGTTGGGGTGAGAGGGAGTATAGATGGCGGGAGTCTGGGTGTGTTTGGGACTGGAGTGGAGTCCCCGGTGCTCTCTGTGCCCTCCTCGGCTGTCCCCCACTCATATCACCACCGGAGGGACCGCCAGGCCTTCTCAATGTACGAGCCAGGGGCGGCCCCCAACCCCACGGCCCAAGGTCCCCCAGCCCTGGACTCTCTGGCAGCCCGCCTGCAGCCCCTCAACACACCCAGTGTAAGTTAGAACTTCCCTGCCCCCTTCTACTTTCCACCTTCCAGTGGCTAGTAGCTCTCTTTAGCCTGACTGCTGGGTGGTAGACCCGTCCTAAACACTTCACACCCCTTcagttctctctctccctttctcttagTTCCAGATCCTTCTCTTTGAAAGGTCCAGTTGTGCATGACcttcatttaaatgtgaaagTGTTGCACTAATGTgtctaaaaaaaatacaatcgCTTTAGTaaagtgaaagaagaaagaTGGAAAAGGGACTCTGTTGTGTGTTTAGTAGCCTGCTTGACAATTTGTCCACACTCTGCCTTGCTTTGCCTCCATTGACCTTCTCATTCTCAACTATTCGTGACCGCCTAGTTAGCTCTTCTCCCTCTTGACAGCTTCGTTCAGTTAGAGTAGTAAGTACACACAtggacactcacacacacacacatgaacacaagtTATATAACCTAGGCTACAGCAACCTCTTTGTAGCTacatatgcaaacacacaaccacaaaCTGCCACCTTTCTGTTGAGACCTCTATGGAGTCCATTCACCACCCCCTTCCACAAAGATTTACctgtatgtttctttgtttcctttctgtctgtctcttcaccTGTCTGTCCATTGCTCACTGAAGTGCAGCTGTGCATCCTCTGGATGTAAGCATTCTGTCTGTCATTGCATTATTTGCTCATAGATTCCCTGTAGGATTCTTTAACATGCAACTATTCATCACTAACTGCTTATGATCCATTCTGATTCTGGGAGTCAACGTTAGGGTAAagtattttttgtgatttttagaTGCGTGATGTTAAGTTGTTCACCACCAGCTTGTTTAATTCATAGTGTTAGAGACCCACGTAGTTCTGATTAGATACTGAGTGAGCTGCAGAGTTGTTCTGCAGCTGCTCTCACTGGTTTACTCATCCTAGCTGTTTGCTGTTTATAAAAACATCTTCTTTCTCCCCCTgccaataaatatatttatatatatattcctcAGTCTCTTTGGACTTAGTTGTTTCTTTTCTCAATCTgttatccacacacacacctctgtctTTTATCTCTattcctctatctctctctttctctttctattCTCATTTTCGTCTCCGTTTACAGATGAGAAAGGTTGGTTCTGGGGGTCCAACACCATATGGAGGCCATCATCTATCTGGATCCACAGAGATTGGGAGATACATGGCAAGTTCTTTCAGTTTATGGACAGTTTAACGATTGAGTAAGATAAAATCCAAACGGCTGACCTTGCATGTAGTTGTGTTCAGGGTTGGACTCTTACCAAACGTGAAATTTGCAGCATTATAAACATTGTATGCTAGAGTTATACGAACTTCCTGATTACTGGCAGCCAGCAGAGTTTGGATGTGCCGCTAAACCCAACCTATTTTAAGAGAGCTCAAGataggaggattttttttattggacTGGATGAAGTGCATGACTGAACGAGGATACAGAAATTTGTGGTATAGAAATCCTTATTGCTCTCTCCGGGAATGAGCAGCACACGTGTTTTTAATGAGATTACTGTTAACAGCACTGATAGAGcatgttctgtgttttccttTACAGGTCCCTAAACATGAGAGGCATTGCAGTGGCACTGACAGCGACTACGACAACACACAAATGTATGAACTGTCGCTAAGGTCAGACACATTGCTTGTCACCATACATGCAAGGATGAAAGTATAACACTGACATTGCTAGTACTAATCACACCTTTGGAATTTTGAATTACTCAGAGTGCTACGTCAGCGAAGCCTCTTATTGATAAATGCTCCCTGTAACTGATGGATCTCTTGTGTTTGGTAAAGTTGTCAATTTAAGTCTAgttacatgttttcttttgttttttctttgtatcaGTATGCGCCGCAGCAGTGAGGAGGAAGGTCGTGGAGAATCTGAGGAGGGGAGTGGAGATGCAGGGGAGCCAGATCCCACTCTGCCATGCACAGAGGATGTCATACTAAAGACTGAACAAGTGACAAAGAATATCCAGGAGCTGCTAAGGGCTGCTCAAGAGTTTCATCATGACAGGTGAGGCACTCCAGAGATGTATGAAAGTGATAACACATGAGCTGACTTAGCCTAAACAGATTGTGttttattgattgatatattttttatctgaaattataagataagataaaataatactttattgatccctgtgaGGAAATATGGTTGTTgaagcaacacagacatagtgGCAAGAGTAGAGCAAGAATAGaacaaaaatagagaaaaaaataatacaataaagtaaaagtaaaaacagatgaataagatacatttaaaaaatgtaaaggtaTATGCAAATATTACCCATGGTATTAATAGTTGTAATTATACTGGCAGTAAGGACATGTTAGGCAGAAGTGACAGGtggacatggtgtgattatgacaGACAGTAACAGGGTGATATAAGAAGACAAAAATATAacgaaaaaggaaaggaaaaaaaagaaaaaagtaccatgtaataataacattagcagtatgtaattattgtaaataatattatatattataataatgtaaaattatattaaataatataatataatatattatattaaataatatataatattaaatgATATAATAGAATATGTATTGTGATATAATATATTGTCAAATCATGCAGTAATAAGTGCACCAGGAGAAAGCTCTACATTTTGTAATGgatttttaatacttttaataataatacttttatttgtatagcacttttcaatgcaagtaacaaagtgcttcaccaaaacagtaaaaacagccaaaaaaaagcagagaggtaaagcattaaaaattagaataaattcacaaaaaaaaagctttactaCAAAGGTGTGACTTTTTCTCCATCTCATAATCAAAGAATGATCAGTGTTTCAAAGCTTTGCTATTTAAGCGTGGTTGATAATGTGGGTTTGGGTGA
This genomic interval carries:
- the git1 gene encoding ARF GTPase-activating protein GIT1 isoform X1 — encoded protein: MSRKLQRTEVCADCSAPDPGWTSINRGVLICDECCSVHRSLGRHISIVKHLRHSGWPPALLQMVQTLASNGANSIWEHSLLDPAQVQSGRRKPNPQDKVHPTKSEFIRAKYQMLAFVHKLPCREDDGVTTKDLSKQLHSSVRTGSLETCLRLLSLGAQANFFHPEKGTTPLHVAAKAGQILQAELLVVYGADPGAPDINGRTPMDYARQAGHIELAERLVECQYELTDRLAFYLCGRRPDHKNGHYIIPQMADSLDLSELAKAAKKKLQALNNRLFEELAMDVYDEVDRRENDAVWLTTQNHSTLVTERSAVPFLPVNPEYSATRNQGRQKLARFNAREFATLIIDILSDAKRRQQGKGLSSPTDPMDLGIDDDQHDYDSVASDEDTDSELSTQNNNNTQRSNRAKSMDSSDFSDGPITLQEYLEVKRALASSEAKVQQLMKVNNNLSEELRRLQKEITRMQTENSVLRGCQQAGGAAGYGVGGPGGGGGGVGGNRQGVGVRGSIDGGSLGVFGTGVESPVLSVPSSAVPHSYHHRRDRQAFSMYEPGAAPNPTAQGPPALDSLAARLQPLNTPSMRKVGSGGPTPYGGHHLSGSTEIGRYMVPKHERHCSGTDSDYDNTQMYELSLSMRRSSEEEGRGESEEGSGDAGEPDPTLPCTEDVILKTEQVTKNIQELLRAAQEFHHDSFVPCSEKIHSAVTEMASLFPKRPALDAVYSSLRLLASSASRLQLECRKAAPSDPGAPAVDYQLLTQQVIQCAYDIAKAAKQLVTITTREKKQ
- the git1 gene encoding ARF GTPase-activating protein GIT1 isoform X2: MSRKLQRTEVCADCSAPDPGWTSINRGVLICDECCSVHRSLGRHISIVKHLRHSGWPPALLQMVQTLASNGANSIWEHSLLDPAQVQSGRRKPNPQDKVHPTKSEFIRAKYQMLAFVHKLPCREDDGVTTKDLSKQLHSSVRTGSLETCLRLLSLGAQANFFHPEKGTTPLHVAAKAGQILQAELLVVYGADPGAPDINGRTPMDYARQAGHIELAERLVECQYELTDRLAFYLCGRRPDHKNGHYIIPQMADSLDLSELAKAAKKKLQALNNRLFEELAMDVYDEVDRRENDAVWLTTQNHSTLVTERSAVPFLPVNPEYSATRNQGRQKLARFNAREFATLIIDILSDAKRRQQGKGLSSPTDPMDLGIDDDQHDYDSVASDEDTDSELSTQNNNNTQRSNRAKSMDSSDFSDGPITLQEYLEVKRALASSEAKVQQLMKVNNNLSEELRRLQKEITRMQTENSVLRGCQQAGGAAGYGVGGPGGGGGGVGGNRQGVGVRGSIDGGSLGVFGTGVESPVLSVPSSAVPHSYHHRRDRQAFSMYEPGAAPNPTAQGPPALDSLAARLQPLNTPSMRKVGSGGPTPYGGHHLSGSTEIGRYMVPKHERHCSGTDSDYDNTQIMRRSSEEEGRGESEEGSGDAGEPDPTLPCTEDVILKTEQVTKNIQELLRAAQEFHHDSFVPCSEKIHSAVTEMASLFPKRPALDAVYSSLRLLASSASRLQLECRKAAPSDPGAPAVDYQLLTQQVIQCAYDIAKAAKQLVTITTREKKQ